From Varibaculum massiliense, a single genomic window includes:
- a CDS encoding SpaA isopeptide-forming pilin-related protein, whose amino-acid sequence MIVERKESFIMIASRKLHYRILGIITLIALALALFTPAAYGTEGNESAATKDLSAIVDKTGLKLAPSSNKATVTKGDYAGDFKFALKHEPEKNGIDIKDGDSLSISVVAKDPNLDFLRFTNKATNTVLKDKDSQQELADVRYSGNTIYFTFKDVDLPFKANGSVSLFVSDSKVEKYFKDNPQSEKVDFTYEVQVNGKNTGVTKTWTLKKPSPTLPTAVSYEKSSGGYSEESGDQAGRGTIYYEIQISTLLRHNNEMVIYDMPDVNLELDKKSNLAVYFSPRAGYKNYAIYYFGSWNSPEKCKSYAGSGECKFYNKFDAGSDPEKSTELFLTDVYYVTDKPASKTASRMAGYEEKTIKFPRHNIIDDTNTVTSTGTITAPKNIILEKPARAELTEAEQQLIDEAGGLHKTVGKGFKLRIKNHRNDAFEKGGNIILAFSMRVVDDSLMLDGKGNPMYFNAFSYYGQEIPNCKPEDDNCTPIKVERMDPGQVKAKQISRSATPPGLVAETDKYQHLNFTKQDPEGNPLAGAKFTIYKATSEGKRGEVAENKDGVKLENLITNAAGKLRLPNSDSPLEIKVLRGNYILAELEAPQGYQLTEDPDTLISVQVAKKDNVVVNHPVPAPNPPAPNPPAPNPPAPNPPAPNPPATPTVSATPEKQSKPIAKAAKLPRTGAATSSLAFMAGMLVIAGMGLLYKRRW is encoded by the coding sequence TTGATTGTTGAAAGAAAAGAAAGCTTTATTATGATTGCTTCACGAAAGCTACATTATCGGATCCTCGGAATCATAACATTAATTGCTCTGGCGCTAGCATTATTTACTCCTGCAGCTTATGGTACGGAAGGGAACGAGAGCGCGGCCACCAAGGATCTTTCTGCAATAGTTGATAAAACCGGCTTAAAACTGGCCCCTAGCAGCAATAAGGCCACAGTTACTAAGGGGGACTATGCCGGAGATTTTAAATTTGCGCTAAAACACGAACCTGAGAAAAATGGGATTGATATCAAAGATGGCGACTCCCTCAGTATCAGTGTTGTTGCAAAAGATCCCAATCTAGATTTTCTTAGATTTACTAACAAGGCCACGAATACCGTTCTTAAGGATAAAGACTCACAACAAGAGTTAGCAGACGTACGCTACAGCGGAAACACCATTTATTTTACTTTTAAAGATGTTGACCTGCCATTTAAGGCTAATGGATCCGTTTCTCTATTTGTCTCCGATTCAAAGGTAGAAAAATATTTTAAGGATAATCCTCAGTCCGAAAAGGTTGATTTCACTTACGAAGTGCAAGTAAACGGCAAAAATACAGGAGTAACAAAAACCTGGACTTTAAAAAAGCCCTCTCCTACCCTTCCCACTGCCGTAAGTTACGAAAAATCGAGCGGTGGATACTCGGAGGAATCTGGTGATCAAGCTGGGCGCGGCACTATTTATTATGAAATCCAAATAAGCACTTTGCTGCGGCATAACAATGAAATGGTCATTTATGATATGCCAGATGTGAATTTAGAATTGGATAAAAAATCCAACCTAGCCGTATATTTTTCACCGCGTGCCGGCTACAAAAACTACGCTATTTACTACTTTGGTTCATGGAATTCCCCGGAAAAATGCAAATCATACGCGGGATCAGGTGAGTGTAAGTTTTACAATAAATTTGACGCAGGTTCCGATCCTGAGAAGTCTACTGAACTATTTTTGACAGACGTCTATTATGTCACTGACAAACCTGCCTCTAAAACGGCTTCTAGAATGGCCGGATATGAAGAAAAAACAATCAAATTTCCCCGCCACAACATTATTGATGACACCAACACGGTTACCAGTACAGGCACTATAACCGCGCCGAAGAACATTATTTTGGAAAAACCGGCCAGAGCTGAACTTACGGAAGCAGAGCAGCAGCTGATAGACGAAGCTGGTGGCTTGCACAAAACGGTCGGAAAAGGATTTAAGCTCCGCATTAAGAATCACCGCAATGATGCCTTTGAAAAGGGCGGAAATATCATTCTGGCATTCAGCATGAGGGTGGTAGATGATTCCCTGATGCTCGATGGCAAGGGCAATCCGATGTATTTCAACGCGTTTTCTTACTATGGCCAGGAAATCCCCAACTGCAAACCCGAAGACGACAACTGCACTCCTATAAAAGTAGAGCGCATGGACCCTGGCCAGGTTAAGGCAAAACAGATTAGTAGATCTGCAACACCTCCGGGCTTAGTGGCAGAAACCGACAAATACCAGCACCTTAACTTCACCAAACAGGATCCCGAAGGGAATCCTCTGGCTGGAGCCAAGTTCACCATTTACAAGGCAACTAGTGAAGGCAAACGAGGCGAGGTAGCCGAAAACAAAGACGGTGTGAAACTGGAAAACCTGATAACCAACGCCGCCGGAAAACTACGCCTGCCGAATAGCGATTCGCCGCTAGAAATTAAAGTTCTGCGCGGAAATTACATCCTCGCAGAGTTGGAGGCCCCTCAGGGATACCAACTGACGGAAGACCCCGATACGCTGATATCAGTGCAGGTGGCGAAGAAGGACAATGTGGTAGTTAACCACCCGGTTCCGGCACCTAATCCGCCGGCACCCAATCCGCCAGCTCCGAATCCCCCGGCACCCAATCCGCCGGCACCCAATCCGCCGGCTACCCCAACCGTGTCGGCTACACCTGAAAAGCAAAGCAAACCAATCGCTAAAGCGGCTAAACTACCCCGTACTGGGGCAGCGACTTCTTCTTTAGCTTTCATGGCTGGAATGCTAGTTATAGCTGGAATGGGTCTCCTTTACAAAAGACGCTGGTAA
- a CDS encoding InlB B-repeat-containing protein — protein sequence MSNRKLREGLMLNFNNKPGIFLAEKSGGAIQQSASFLKRLLLVTLFCALSFMLSAPSLVRAEDLQEGTPAEQPSTNVQPVNTAAPAELIASAVPENKAPAKANTQTGDGLEIGPEIIGQPVRQSTLPAPKINDVFIGNTSISGGNLVRDRVGGKVVRATVYVTLKAKDGTVKATASVTPRSGTTWTVNLPAGVEVAEGDTVTAYQELNGNKSPVTDPVESKPSLAGQNKDKLNMPSGEIWIEQYVANIVNDDEKAEAIDLLKKANPTIAKDIKSVDFKINGVNTKTASYTVTYTDGSKSEEIQAPNLTIKQVTETSIGAKISDITVVDNVIKGKLQGTAPFDDIKVQISTKLSMASIDTFNSGKCTVDKNSDKPVEVSVNSTTGEFTYTIPGTVGLPRDQVVGVTVKEKNKFVSCESSTVILASPQKTEVRDPKKLTDDDKKAIDAAIRKANTINGTSKLPNGNPDRDGFPAVIQIDDSGNAKIFSGNDVAGTWDPNNDYKFVPETNDDGSYKLKDGAQPVITIPAKDLVKNIAPKSPVIKVDTDTGKVTIVPPAYKDPGDDTDLLSYTVTYKDADGNDKTITATRDLQTNKWSGPGVNEESGAITLSVEKIELAGTITATAKDNGGLEGDTDKLDSDPATKKLETATVSYNGNGSTDTMDGKKLNKGSKYKILDNKFKAPDDTQEFKAWEVDRKEVAAGTEITVTKDTVVKAVWKKIPVKVSYDANGGKGTMEGKTVDKGSEYTVLPNGFTAPDDTQEFDTWEVNGQKVAPGTKIKADKDTVIKAIWKEIEYKVNFDGNGGSGDMQGKTVKKGATVELPPNGFTPPSGKEFNGWQIDGNPHKVGESIAVNGDVTVKALWKDKPVPSSTTPGKGKPGNQAKPQNQNPAVGGNLSKTGANGMYSLYASLLLLATGGLFLISRRRRNQR from the coding sequence ATGAGTAACCGCAAGTTACGGGAAGGTCTTATGCTCAACTTTAATAATAAACCGGGTATTTTTTTAGCAGAGAAATCTGGCGGCGCGATTCAGCAGTCTGCCAGTTTCCTTAAGAGGCTGCTGCTGGTCACCCTATTTTGTGCCTTGAGCTTCATGCTCTCAGCGCCTTCCTTGGTGCGGGCCGAGGATTTGCAGGAGGGGACGCCGGCGGAGCAACCAAGCACTAATGTGCAGCCAGTAAACACCGCAGCCCCTGCAGAGCTTATAGCCAGTGCAGTACCGGAAAACAAGGCGCCTGCCAAAGCGAATACCCAGACCGGCGATGGCCTAGAGATCGGACCGGAGATTATTGGGCAACCCGTGCGTCAATCAACTTTACCGGCACCGAAAATTAATGATGTATTTATCGGAAATACAAGTATTTCCGGAGGTAATTTGGTTAGAGATAGAGTTGGTGGAAAAGTTGTAAGAGCAACTGTATATGTAACATTAAAGGCTAAAGATGGTACAGTAAAAGCCACTGCATCCGTTACACCTAGAAGTGGAACAACTTGGACAGTAAACTTACCTGCCGGCGTTGAAGTTGCAGAAGGAGATACGGTAACGGCATATCAGGAACTCAATGGAAACAAATCACCTGTGACAGATCCTGTAGAATCTAAACCATCACTTGCCGGTCAAAATAAAGATAAACTTAACATGCCATCCGGCGAAATCTGGATTGAACAATACGTTGCGAATATAGTTAACGATGACGAAAAAGCGGAAGCTATAGATTTGTTAAAAAAGGCAAATCCAACTATAGCTAAGGATATTAAGTCTGTTGATTTTAAAATCAATGGTGTGAATACTAAAACTGCTTCTTATACAGTAACCTACACCGATGGATCAAAATCAGAAGAAATACAAGCTCCGAATTTAACAATAAAACAAGTAACCGAAACTTCAATTGGCGCTAAGATTAGTGATATTACAGTTGTTGACAATGTGATTAAGGGGAAGTTGCAGGGCACAGCGCCTTTTGATGACATAAAGGTCCAAATATCTACGAAGCTTTCCATGGCAAGTATAGATACTTTTAACAGTGGGAAATGCACGGTTGATAAAAATTCCGATAAACCAGTAGAGGTGAGTGTAAATTCCACCACAGGCGAGTTCACATACACCATTCCAGGTACTGTTGGTCTTCCCCGAGATCAAGTAGTTGGCGTTACTGTAAAAGAAAAGAACAAGTTTGTATCATGTGAAAGCTCTACTGTCATACTGGCTTCTCCCCAAAAAACAGAAGTTCGGGATCCTAAAAAACTAACTGATGACGATAAGAAAGCCATTGACGCGGCGATTAGGAAAGCAAATACAATAAATGGGACATCTAAACTACCAAACGGAAATCCAGACAGGGATGGGTTTCCGGCAGTCATACAAATTGATGACAGCGGCAATGCCAAGATATTTAGTGGAAATGATGTAGCAGGTACTTGGGACCCGAACAATGATTATAAATTTGTTCCAGAAACAAATGATGATGGTTCATATAAATTAAAAGATGGAGCTCAACCAGTAATAACAATCCCAGCTAAAGATCTGGTGAAAAATATCGCACCTAAATCTCCTGTGATTAAGGTAGATACGGATACCGGCAAAGTCACCATTGTTCCACCGGCATATAAAGATCCCGGTGATGATACTGACTTGCTGTCTTACACCGTCACCTATAAGGATGCTGATGGTAACGATAAAACCATAACTGCAACGCGAGATTTGCAAACCAATAAATGGAGCGGACCGGGTGTTAATGAGGAATCCGGTGCGATCACTCTGAGTGTGGAAAAGATCGAACTCGCTGGAACCATCACGGCAACCGCTAAGGACAACGGTGGCCTTGAGGGTGACACCGATAAGCTCGATTCAGATCCGGCAACCAAGAAGCTCGAAACTGCCACTGTTAGCTACAATGGCAATGGCAGCACTGACACAATGGATGGCAAGAAGCTCAACAAGGGCTCAAAGTACAAGATTTTGGATAATAAATTCAAAGCCCCGGATGACACCCAAGAGTTTAAAGCCTGGGAAGTTGATCGCAAAGAGGTAGCTGCGGGTACCGAGATTACGGTCACTAAAGACACCGTAGTGAAAGCCGTCTGGAAGAAGATTCCGGTGAAGGTCAGTTATGACGCTAACGGTGGTAAAGGCACTATGGAAGGTAAGACCGTGGATAAGGGTAGTGAGTACACGGTGTTGCCTAACGGTTTTACTGCTCCGGATGACACTCAAGAGTTTGATACTTGGGAAGTTAATGGCCAGAAGGTTGCGCCTGGAACCAAGATCAAGGCTGATAAGGATACCGTTATCAAAGCTATCTGGAAAGAGATCGAATACAAGGTTAATTTCGATGGCAATGGCGGAAGCGGAGATATGCAAGGGAAGACCGTTAAGAAGGGTGCCACCGTGGAATTGCCACCAAACGGCTTTACCCCGCCAAGCGGCAAGGAATTCAATGGCTGGCAAATTGACGGTAACCCCCACAAGGTAGGCGAGAGCATCGCCGTTAATGGTGACGTGACGGTTAAAGCCCTCTGGAAGGACAAGCCAGTTCCTTCCTCGACTACTCCGGGCAAAGGCAAACCTGGAAACCAGGCGAAACCGCAGAATCAGAACCCAGCAGTAGGCGGGAACCTGTCAAAGACTGGGGCTAATGGGATGTATTCCCTCTATGCCTCGTTGCTGCTGCTAGCAACCGGTGGGCTATTCCTGATCAGCCGCCGGCGGCGTAATCAGCGCTAA